The genomic DNA CCTCGATATGGATCAACACGGTCAGCGCATCGGGCCCGGCGCCCGGCAGCACCCGCAGCAGCGCGCCGCAGGCGGCCATGCTGGCGACGGCAGGGGCCGGATCGGGGGCGGCCAGCAGCTTGCGCATGTCCTGCCCGATGCGTTCCGCCGACAGGCCGTCAATCCCGTCCACATGGGCGGCACAGGCGGCCAGCCCGTTGGCGTCGATCCCCTGCGCCGGATCACCATACCAGGCGTAAAAGCGGAAAAACCGCAGGATGCGCAGGTAGTCTTCCCTGATCCGCTGATCCGCATCACCGATGAACCGCACATGCCCCGCCAGCGCGTCGGGGATCCCACCCAGCGGATCGCGCAGGGTGCCGTCGGGTGCCGCATAAAGCGCGTTCATCGTGAAATCGCGCCGCTTGGCATCCTCCTCCGGTGTGTCGGCAAAGGCGACGGTGGCGTGCCGCCCGTCGGTATCCACATCCCGGCGAAAGGTCGTGACCTCGAAGGGAGAGCCATCCACGATAACGGTGACCGTGCCGTGGTCGATGCCCGTCGGCACGACCTTGTAACCCGCAATTTTTGCCAACTTAGTGACTGTTTCGGGTCGCGCATCCGTCGTGATGTCCAGATCGCTGGCAGCGGCGTCGATCAGGGCGTTGCGCACGCAACCACCGACGAACCAGGCCTGATAACCGGCCTTTGTCAGCATGGCGCAGACCCGCTGGGCCGCCGGGTCAGCCAACCAGTCGGGGGCGATCTTCACGGTGCCATCCGATCCGCCAGCGCCCGCAGGATGCGTCCGGTCGCGCCCCAGATGTAATAGGGACCGAAGGGCACGGTATAATAGTGCCGCATCCGCCCCTGCCAGCGCCGGGACTGGATGATGAAATTGGCGGGATCAGTCACATGCGCCAGCGGCACCTGAAAGACCTCGCTCACCTCGCCGATTTCGGCGCGTGGCACATAGGGCCCGTCGATCAGGCCCAGCACCGGTGTCATGGAAAATCCGGTCACCGTCTCGTGCGTCGGCATCTCGCCTAGCACACGGACCTGGGTGCGGGGCAGACCGACCTCTTCTTCGGCCTCGCGCAGGGCGGCGGCGGTCAGGGTCGGATCACCGGGATCCTGCTTGCCCCCCGGAAAGGCGATCTGCCCCGGATGATGCTTCAGCGCGGCAGAGCGTTTGGTCAGATAAACAGTCTCTGTTTCAGGCGAAATCGCGATCAGGACGGCGGCAGGCCGCAGGATGCGATCGGCGGGCGCCAGCACGCCCTTGTTCAGGTCATAGTCGGTCGAGGGCCGGCCCGGTCGGGCCAGCGCCTGTTTCAGTCGTGCCTCAAGGTCACTCGTCGCCATGGGTGGCTTCGGCCTCGAATCCCAGCGTTTCCGGCTGGAATTCGTAATGCGCGCCGCAGAACTGGCAGTCCGCCGTAACGATGCCTTCGTCCGTGGTCATCGTCTTGATGTCCTTGGCCGAATAGATCGACAGGCTTTGCCGCACCCGGTCCGCCGAACAGGTGCAGCCGAAGGTCACCGGCTGCGGATCATAGACCCGCGGCTCTTCCTCGTGGAACAGGCGCACCAGCAGGTCCGTCGGCTGCACGGTCGGACCGATCAGCTCCAGCGCATCCACCGTATCCAGCAGGATGTTGGCGCGACGCCAGTTCTCGCCTTCATCCTCGTCAAGGATATCCTCTGCTGCCAGCAGACCGCCTTCACCGGACCCGCCCGAGTCCTTCATCAGCGGTGACGCCTTGGGCATGTGCTGCAACATCACGCCTCCGGCGCGCCAGTGCTCGCCCTCACCCGCAAGGGTGCTGCGGCCGTGGGTCAGCGAAAAACGCGTCGGGATCTGTTCGGACTGGGCAAAGTAGGTCTCGGCACAGGAGGCCAGCGACCCGCCGGCCAGCGGCGTGATGCCCTGATAGGGTTGGGTGCCTTCGCCCTGATCGATCAGGATCGCGAAGTAGCCTTTACCGATTTGTGCAAAGGCGTCGCCGTTCGGGTCCAGCGCATCCTTGTCATAGGCCGCATAGGCCCGCATCCGGGCGGGTTCGCCGTCGTCGGTGGGACCGTAGTAGTCCGTCGCGATCAGGCGCACCGGGCCGCCGGACCCGCGGACCTGCAGGGACAGCTTCCACCGCAGCTTCATCGTCTGACCGATCAGCGCGGTCAGCGTGCACATCTCGGCGATCAGCCCCTCAATCAGCGGGGGATAGTCGTGCTGGCGCAGGACTTCCTCCAGCACGCCATCAAGGCGGGCGACGCGGCCCCGGATGTCGGAGGCGTCAAGCTGGAACGGCAGGACGGTGTCGTCCCAGGCGATACGAGAGCCAAGGGTCATGGGCTTTCCTTACAGGGTCGGATTTGGCATACCGCCACCATATAGGCGCTGCAAGCACCGGTCCAAGGGGAGAGCCATGATCAGACGGTATGGCGACACGCCGCAAAACGGGCAGCACTACGGCCTGAGGGCCGGAGTCTATGCGATCCTGCCGCGCGATGGTGCGTTCCTGATGACATGGCAGGGCAGTCCCCACGACGAACTTCAACTGCCGGGCGGCGGCGTCGACCCGGGGGAAAGCCCGCTGCGGGCGCTGCATCGCGAGGTGTTCGAGGAAACCGGCTGGACCATCGCCCGGCCCCGTCGCCTGGGGGCCTTCCGGCGCTTTACCTACATGCCGGAATACAAGCGGTTTGCTGAAAAGCTGTGCCATATCTATGTGGCGCACCCCGTCCGCCGCGCGGGCCCGCCCAGCGAGCCAAACCATACGGCCCTGTGGGTCGATCCGGAGGTGGCCCTTGGGGCACTGGCGAATGCGGGGGATTCGGCGTTTCTGGCAAAATACATTACAGAATACTGATGTTTCGCATACGAAACATTTCCCGCTTTTGCCAGCAAAATCAATGATCCGACTTTAACAAGACCCTGACGGATGCATCGCGTGAACGATGCGCGCGCAGGGGTCACGCGACTTTCAGTCTTGCGCCTTGACGGCGCGGAAGGGGCAACCTTGCCCCCTTGGTCGAAAACAAGTATCGCGCACAATCAGGCAACACCTGATGCAAAGGCACTGACCATGACCGCCCCCAAGAAAGTCGTCCTCGCCTATTCCGGCGGTCTGGACACCTCGATCATCCTGAAATGGCTGCAAACGGAATACGGCTGCGAGGTCGTGACCTTTACCGCCGATCTGGGTCAGGGCGAGGAGCTGGAGCCCGCCCGCAAGAAGGCCGAGATGATGGGCGCATCCGCGATCTACGTCGAGGACGTGCGCGAGGAATTCGTGCGGGACTTCGTGTTCCCGATGTTCCGGGCGAACGCACTTTACGAAGGGCTGTATCTGCTGGGCACATCCATTGCGCGGCCGCTGATTTCCAAGCGTCTGGTCGAGATCGCAGCCGAAGTCGGTGCCGATGCCGTGGCGCATGGTGCAACCGGCAAGGGCAACGATCAGGTGCGGTTCGAACTGGCCGCCTATGCGCTGAACCCCGATATCCGGGTGATCGCGCCCTGGCGCGAGTGGGACCTGACCAGCCGGACGAAGCTGCTGGAGTTTGCGGAACAGAACCAGATCCCCGTCGCCAAGGACAAGCGCGGCGAGGCCCCGTTCAGCGTGGACGCGAACCTGCTGCACACCTCCTCCGAGGGCAAAGTGCTGGAAGACCCGGCGCAGGAAGCGCCCGATTACGTCTATCAGCGTACTGTCGCGCCGGAAGATGCGCCCGATACGGCTGAAATGGTCGAGATCACATTTGAGAAGGGCGATGCGACAGCCATCAACGGCGAAGCGATGTCGCCCGCCACGATCTTGACCAAGCTGAACGAATTGGGCGGCAAGTACGGCGTGGGGCGTCTGGACCTTGTGGAAAACCGCTTTGTCGGGATGAAATCGCGCGGCATCTATGAAACGCCGGGCGGCACCATCCTGCTGGAAGCGCACCGGGGGATCGAGCAGATCACGCTCGATTCCGGGTCGGGCCACCTGAAGGACAGCATCATGCCGCGTTACGCGGAGCTGATCTATAACGGCTTCTGGTTCTCGCCGGAGCGCGAGATGCTGCAGGCGCTGATCGACAAGTCACAGGAACACGTCAGCGGCACGGTGCGGGTGAAGCTTTACAAGGGCAGCGCCCGGACGGTCGCGCGCTGGTCGGATCAGAGCCTGTATTCCGAAGCGCATGTCACGTTCGAGGACGATGCCGGTGCCTATGACCAGACCGATGCGCAGGGCTTCATCCAGCTGAACGCGCTGCGGCTGAAACTGCTCGCCTCGCGCGCGCGGCGTCTGAAATAAAAGAACAACCCCGCCTGCATCAGGGATGCAGGCGGGGCTTAACACGATACTCTTGAACAACTTCGAGTCTCGATGGCCAAAAACAGCGGCCACTCGTCACAAGACAAACTCTTTAAGCGGTAAAAGCTGCTTACGGATGAAGGCACGGATGCTTTCGCCAAAGAGTTTCAAACTTTTTCGATTTTTTCACAGGGCATGCGCTGCCAGTGCTTTGAAGTGCGGCAGGGCGTGCGCGACGCGGTCCGCGGATGGGCCGGACAGGTCCGGCAATGGCCCCTCTGGCCCCGCAAAACCGGTGCTGGCATGGACGGCGCCATACCAATGCGCGGCCCAGACGCCGTCGGCCGGATGCCCGCCGGCGGGCCAGTCCAGCATCGCGGGATCGAACGGCAGACCGATGGCCGCGCAAAGCGTCCGCAACTTGCCCGCCGGATCGGCACGGATGTCGGCGCTGTCGATGACAAGGCCACCGATCCGGTCGAACAGCGCGTGCTGCGCGGCAAAGCCGATGTCGGCGTCGGTCACGCTGTCACGCTTTGCACCGTAGCTGGCCACAACGCGGGCGGGATGCCGGATCAGGTGGACGTTCACGCAGTCCTGCGTCCAGTCCAGCGGAAAGCCGTCCAGCATGTGATGCGCCATATGCTTCATGTAGTGGTGCGGCGCGCCCTGCGGGTCAGGGCGGCTGCAAAGGTCAGCGACCAACGCGGGATCGGTCGGTTGCGACGCGATGACCGCATCGCGCATCGGGTGATCGAGGCCGGTTGCGGCCAGATAGGCCGCATAGAATGGTTCATCCATCACCGCGCAATCGGGACGCGCGCCAAAGCTGTACATCATCGCCGTCGACAGGTTGCGCGGCCCGGACCACATCGCGATCCTCATGGGCGCGTCGCGATCAGGTCTTTGTAAAGGGCGCGGATGCGCGTCGTGACCGGGCCAAGCTGGCCGTCACCGATCTGACGCCCGTCGATTGACCCGACAGGCGTCTGCGCGCCGAAGGTGCCGGTGAGGAACGCCTCCTCCGCGCCGTAGGTATCTACGAGGGAGTAGTTCCGCTCGAAAATGGGGATGCCGCCCGCGCGGCACAGGTCGATGACCTTTTGCCGGGTAATCCCGTTCATGCAGTAGTCGCCGGTGCTGGTCCAGACGGCACCCTTGCGCACGATGAAGAAGTTGCAGGCATTGGTCGTGTTCACGAAACCATGCACGTCGAGCATCAGCGCCTCGTCGGCACCGGCCTTTTGGGCGGCGATGCAGGCGAGGATGCAGTTCAGCTTGGAGTGCGAGTTCAGCTTGGGGTCCTGCGTCATGGGCAGGCCGCGCTGGTGGGGGACGGTCGCCAGCGTGATCGGGCGAGGGATCGACGGTTTCGAATGCTCCATGATGATGACCATGGTCGGGCCCGACTGCGACAGCGACGGATGCTGGAACGGGCGGACCTTGACGCCGCGCGTCACCATCAGGCGCGCGTGGGCGTCCGTCGTCATGCCGTTCGCCTGTTGCGTCTCGCGCAGGGCGGCGATGACGCCGGCGCGGTCGAGGCCAATGTCGAGGTCAATGGCCTTCGCCGCCTCGAACAGGCGATCCATGTGGTCGTCGAGGAAGGCCCAGTGGCCGTCGTAAAGCCGCAAGCCTTCCCAGACGCCGTCGCCCAGCAGGAAACCACTGTCATAGACGCTGACGGTCGCCTCGGCCTTGGGTTTCAGAACGCCGTCCACCCAGATCAGGATGGAGTCGTTGCGGGCGTCTTCGGCGGCTTGGTGGGTGGTGACGTCGTGGGCTTGGGGGGCGGGCATGGGCGGTCCTGTTACAGATATCGGGCGACAGTCAAACCCGCGTGACGAAGGCGCGGGTCGCTTGTGCCATGATCCTAGGGGATGCAGGTTGGCCGCAACAGGAGGAACCGACATGATCCATTTCTTTCGCCATCTGACCACCGCTGCCACGGGACTTGCGGCGGCAGCCACCCTGACACTGGCGCCACAGGGCGCGCGCGCTGCAACAGAGACCGCCATCGTCGCCGGCGGCTGCTTCTGGTGCGTCGAATCCGATTTCGAGAGCGTGAAGGGCGTGGGTGACGTGATTTCGGGCTATACCGGCGGCACGACGGCCAATCCGACCTACAAGCAGGTCGGGCGCGGTGGCACCGGGCATTACGAGGCGGTCGAGATCCCCTTCGACAACAGCGTCATCAGCTACCGCGAGATCATGGACCTGTTCTTCCGCAGCGTCGATCCCGTGGACGCGGGCGGGCAGTTCTGCGACCGGGGCGACCAGTATCGCACGGCGATCTTCGTGCA from Loktanella sp. M215 includes the following:
- the hslO gene encoding Hsp33 family molecular chaperone HslO; amino-acid sequence: MTLGSRIAWDDTVLPFQLDASDIRGRVARLDGVLEEVLRQHDYPPLIEGLIAEMCTLTALIGQTMKLRWKLSLQVRGSGGPVRLIATDYYGPTDDGEPARMRAYAAYDKDALDPNGDAFAQIGKGYFAILIDQGEGTQPYQGITPLAGGSLASCAETYFAQSEQIPTRFSLTHGRSTLAGEGEHWRAGGVMLQHMPKASPLMKDSGGSGEGGLLAAEDILDEDEGENWRRANILLDTVDALELIGPTVQPTDLLVRLFHEEEPRVYDPQPVTFGCTCSADRVRQSLSIYSAKDIKTMTTDEGIVTADCQFCGAHYEFQPETLGFEAEATHGDE
- a CDS encoding NUDIX domain-containing protein is translated as MIRRYGDTPQNGQHYGLRAGVYAILPRDGAFLMTWQGSPHDELQLPGGGVDPGESPLRALHREVFEETGWTIARPRRLGAFRRFTYMPEYKRFAEKLCHIYVAHPVRRAGPPSEPNHTALWVDPEVALGALANAGDSAFLAKYITEY
- a CDS encoding argininosuccinate synthase, which codes for MTAPKKVVLAYSGGLDTSIILKWLQTEYGCEVVTFTADLGQGEELEPARKKAEMMGASAIYVEDVREEFVRDFVFPMFRANALYEGLYLLGTSIARPLISKRLVEIAAEVGADAVAHGATGKGNDQVRFELAAYALNPDIRVIAPWREWDLTSRTKLLEFAEQNQIPVAKDKRGEAPFSVDANLLHTSSEGKVLEDPAQEAPDYVYQRTVAPEDAPDTAEMVEITFEKGDATAINGEAMSPATILTKLNELGGKYGVGRLDLVENRFVGMKSRGIYETPGGTILLEAHRGIEQITLDSGSGHLKDSIMPRYAELIYNGFWFSPEREMLQALIDKSQEHVSGTVRVKLYKGSARTVARWSDQSLYSEAHVTFEDDAGAYDQTDAQGFIQLNALRLKLLASRARRLK
- a CDS encoding CoA pyrophosphatase; this encodes MATSDLEARLKQALARPGRPSTDYDLNKGVLAPADRILRPAAVLIAISPETETVYLTKRSAALKHHPGQIAFPGGKQDPGDPTLTAAALREAEEEVGLPRTQVRVLGEMPTHETVTGFSMTPVLGLIDGPYVPRAEIGEVSEVFQVPLAHVTDPANFIIQSRRWQGRMRHYYTVPFGPYYIWGATGRILRALADRMAP
- a CDS encoding sulfotransferase, with product MRIAMWSGPRNLSTAMMYSFGARPDCAVMDEPFYAAYLAATGLDHPMRDAVIASQPTDPALVADLCSRPDPQGAPHHYMKHMAHHMLDGFPLDWTQDCVNVHLIRHPARVVASYGAKRDSVTDADIGFAAQHALFDRIGGLVIDSADIRADPAGKLRTLCAAIGLPFDPAMLDWPAGGHPADGVWAAHWYGAVHASTGFAGPEGPLPDLSGPSADRVAHALPHFKALAAHAL
- the msrA gene encoding peptide-methionine (S)-S-oxide reductase MsrA yields the protein MIHFFRHLTTAATGLAAAATLTLAPQGARAATETAIVAGGCFWCVESDFESVKGVGDVISGYTGGTTANPTYKQVGRGGTGHYEAVEIPFDNSVISYREIMDLFFRSVDPVDAGGQFCDRGDQYRTAIFVQTQAQADAAAAAKADAQKALGQQIVTPIVQAGQFYRAEDYHQDYYKGDKLILTRGGPKRQSEAYDFYRTGCGRDARIQQLWGSSAPFVHH
- a CDS encoding CCA tRNA nucleotidyltransferase, translated to MKIAPDWLADPAAQRVCAMLTKAGYQAWFVGGCVRNALIDAAASDLDITTDARPETVTKLAKIAGYKVVPTGIDHGTVTVIVDGSPFEVTTFRRDVDTDGRHATVAFADTPEEDAKRRDFTMNALYAAPDGTLRDPLGGIPDALAGHVRFIGDADQRIREDYLRILRFFRFYAWYGDPAQGIDANGLAACAAHVDGIDGLSAERIGQDMRKLLAAPDPAPAVASMAACGALLRVLPGAGPDALTVLIHIEEEAGLKPDVIRRLAALGGDPGRLRLTNAESTRRAILRDMDSGTGEVAYRHGAAVAIDRAAVLAASLSQPISQGDLDAARRGDGQVLPVRAADFMPALQGPALGAALKAAEARWIASDFTLTRDELLT
- a CDS encoding D-amino acid aminotransferase, whose amino-acid sequence is MPAPQAHDVTTHQAAEDARNDSILIWVDGVLKPKAEATVSVYDSGFLLGDGVWEGLRLYDGHWAFLDDHMDRLFEAAKAIDLDIGLDRAGVIAALRETQQANGMTTDAHARLMVTRGVKVRPFQHPSLSQSGPTMVIIMEHSKPSIPRPITLATVPHQRGLPMTQDPKLNSHSKLNCILACIAAQKAGADEALMLDVHGFVNTTNACNFFIVRKGAVWTSTGDYCMNGITRQKVIDLCRAGGIPIFERNYSLVDTYGAEEAFLTGTFGAQTPVGSIDGRQIGDGQLGPVTTRIRALYKDLIATRP